One Turneriella parva DSM 21527 genomic region harbors:
- a CDS encoding glycerophosphodiester phosphodiesterase family protein — translation MKIWSILSVFTFISCASVQNRPLLAELELQGHRGARGLAPENTWPAFEAALAHGMNVLELDTVLTADGNLIIHHDTETNPALCRNDDGSAIQSQPIRNLQTGELKKLDCGSKADPKFVEQKPVPGTRLMTLDEFFAAIKKREATDPAARKVAFNVEAKFAEGATDADVEIFAATLLKKVRASGYQKRVTIQSFDHRILKSIKTLQADQRTSALVTLTRWQGLKIYLGLGGGVRADAIDKALAVKADILSPYRLYINASFVADAHAKNLAVIPWTVNDAGEMQRLLELGVDGIISDYPDRLQNVYKSRAAK, via the coding sequence ATGAAAATCTGGTCAATTCTGTCTGTATTTACTTTTATCAGCTGCGCTTCGGTGCAGAATCGCCCCCTTCTGGCAGAGCTTGAGCTGCAGGGCCACCGCGGTGCGCGCGGGCTTGCACCCGAGAACACCTGGCCTGCCTTCGAAGCGGCGCTCGCGCATGGTATGAACGTGCTTGAGCTCGATACCGTGCTGACAGCCGATGGCAACCTGATCATTCACCACGACACAGAAACCAACCCGGCGCTTTGCCGCAACGACGATGGCAGCGCCATTCAATCGCAGCCGATTCGCAATCTGCAAACGGGAGAGCTGAAAAAGCTCGATTGCGGTTCGAAAGCCGACCCGAAGTTCGTCGAGCAAAAGCCAGTGCCCGGCACGCGGCTGATGACTCTCGACGAGTTTTTCGCCGCGATCAAAAAACGTGAGGCCACCGACCCGGCCGCGCGCAAAGTCGCATTCAACGTCGAGGCGAAATTCGCCGAGGGCGCAACCGACGCCGATGTCGAAATATTCGCCGCGACGCTGCTCAAAAAGGTGCGTGCGTCAGGCTACCAGAAACGCGTGACGATTCAGTCGTTCGACCACCGCATTCTGAAAAGCATCAAGACCCTGCAGGCAGACCAGCGCACCTCGGCCCTGGTGACGCTGACGCGCTGGCAGGGTCTAAAAATCTATCTCGGCCTCGGTGGTGGCGTGCGTGCCGACGCGATTGACAAGGCGCTCGCGGTGAAGGCAGATATTCTTTCACCTTACCGGCTCTACATTAATGCCAGCTTCGTTGCCGATGCGCACGCAAAAAATCTCGCAGTGATTCCGTGGACAGTCAACGACGCGGGCGAAATGCAGCGGCTGCTCGAGCTCGGCGTCGATGGTATCATTTCTGATTATCCCGACCGGCTGCAGAATGTTTACAAAAGCCGTGCGGCAAAATGA
- a CDS encoding penicillin-binding protein 1A, which translates to MAADVTEINPPLKTLPWWQKLEKISLYAFFLSAFFGGLFLGFLHFRIHSKTGDLDRLASFRPTIPTRLYDQKGRLISELFRHQRKLVSLDEIPRPVIAAFLAIEDSNFYDHFGIDFKGILRASLKNLRAMRVVAGGSTITQQLVKGLYTESERTLYRKIYEAILALQVEKAFTKDEILEMYFNQTYFGHGAYGISAAAQFYFDKPVSKLNFMEASILAALPKSPHNYSPIRAPHDAYRKNRVSLNRLVEVGYITKQEADTLYKTFWPVYWKKIVTTPPSKTIFGEKVNNAPYFTEHVRQELIALYGEDVVYSKGLQVYTTLDLDHQQAAERAFLPQLEKMDPIARNYNRFMTGGIDGSLLSTYYALANIVPLPGIKREYSLRNDFRKKFKDETADAFELVSLAMPSQQVNDVSSEFMSANREFRGDLHVQGAMLALDMKTGRYTAMIGGREFKSSDQFNRATMAKRQPGSAIKPFVYGAALEARAIHYGMGFIDSPIVNIQPNGEQWAPANFDSGFTGYVLAYRALSASLNLVSVQIYDLVGPDAIINYISRLTKAPESRFQPNPALSLGASELTPAEMLLGYAIIGNKGQDIIPHAIIYIADRDGNVTAHPENDVIQALNYKRRTGQIQVIEEGPAFILRKMMENVVNSGTPTDAIRNRAGYKGPGAGKTGTSNSFNDVWFGGYTTDMAAVVWAGMDNGNMTLGRGVSGGDVIAPVWGAFMRDIYNARGKLAEPFDQTLPRTVRSGGVCKYTGKWPNAQCDKPEDLTGTLIPEPITVNGKRRGVGGETCNCHHAESKSFLDLLQADHNLANEEVGRENNRAYSLVDGDRVQKLGQLGGDLPVPPAPNGTAPAPAPTNGAAPP; encoded by the coding sequence ATGGCCGCTGACGTTACAGAAATAAATCCCCCTTTAAAAACTCTGCCGTGGTGGCAGAAACTCGAAAAAATCTCTCTCTATGCATTTTTTCTGTCGGCTTTTTTCGGCGGGTTGTTTCTGGGCTTTCTGCACTTTCGCATTCACTCAAAAACCGGCGACCTCGACCGGCTCGCGTCGTTTCGCCCGACTATACCGACGCGGCTCTATGACCAGAAAGGTCGCCTGATTTCAGAACTTTTTCGCCACCAGCGCAAACTCGTATCGCTCGACGAGATACCGCGCCCGGTCATTGCCGCATTTCTCGCAATTGAAGATTCGAATTTTTACGATCACTTTGGCATCGACTTCAAGGGCATTCTGCGCGCGAGCCTGAAGAACCTGCGCGCGATGCGAGTCGTCGCCGGCGGTTCGACGATCACGCAGCAGCTGGTGAAGGGGCTTTATACCGAAAGCGAGCGCACGCTCTACCGTAAGATCTACGAAGCGATTCTCGCTCTGCAGGTTGAAAAGGCATTTACGAAAGATGAAATTCTTGAAATGTATTTTAACCAGACATACTTCGGCCACGGTGCTTATGGTATCTCTGCAGCGGCGCAGTTCTATTTCGATAAACCCGTCTCGAAGCTCAACTTTATGGAAGCGTCGATTCTCGCAGCGCTGCCCAAGTCGCCGCACAACTATTCACCGATTCGTGCCCCGCACGACGCCTACCGCAAAAACCGTGTTTCGTTGAACCGTCTCGTCGAAGTGGGATACATCACGAAACAAGAAGCGGACACTCTCTACAAAACATTCTGGCCTGTTTACTGGAAAAAAATCGTGACAACCCCGCCGTCGAAAACCATTTTTGGTGAAAAGGTGAACAACGCGCCCTACTTCACCGAACACGTACGTCAAGAGCTTATCGCGCTTTATGGTGAAGATGTGGTCTATTCGAAGGGCCTGCAGGTTTATACAACTCTCGATCTCGATCACCAGCAGGCGGCAGAGCGCGCATTCTTGCCGCAGCTCGAAAAAATGGACCCGATTGCGCGCAACTATAACCGCTTCATGACCGGCGGTATCGATGGCTCTTTGCTCTCGACCTATTACGCGCTGGCGAACATCGTGCCGCTGCCAGGCATCAAGCGCGAATATTCGCTGCGCAACGACTTCAGAAAAAAATTCAAAGACGAAACCGCCGACGCATTCGAACTCGTTTCATTGGCGATGCCATCGCAGCAGGTAAACGACGTCTCTTCTGAATTCATGTCGGCGAACCGTGAATTTCGCGGCGATCTGCACGTGCAGGGCGCGATGCTCGCGCTCGACATGAAAACGGGCCGCTACACCGCAATGATCGGCGGGCGCGAATTCAAATCATCAGACCAGTTCAACCGCGCGACGATGGCGAAACGCCAGCCGGGTTCGGCGATTAAGCCGTTCGTTTACGGGGCCGCTCTCGAAGCGCGTGCGATACACTATGGCATGGGCTTTATCGATTCACCGATTGTGAACATTCAACCGAACGGCGAGCAGTGGGCCCCGGCAAACTTCGACTCGGGTTTCACCGGCTACGTGCTCGCATATCGCGCTCTATCCGCGTCGCTGAACCTCGTGTCCGTGCAGATCTACGATCTGGTGGGCCCCGACGCCATCATCAACTACATCAGCCGGCTCACCAAAGCGCCCGAATCGCGCTTTCAACCGAACCCGGCGCTGTCGCTCGGCGCCTCTGAACTGACCCCGGCAGAAATGCTGCTTGGTTATGCGATCATCGGCAATAAAGGTCAGGATATTATTCCCCATGCGATCATCTACATCGCCGACCGCGACGGTAACGTCACAGCACACCCTGAGAATGACGTGATTCAGGCCCTCAACTACAAGCGCCGCACCGGCCAGATTCAGGTCATCGAAGAGGGCCCGGCTTTCATCTTGCGCAAGATGATGGAGAACGTGGTCAATTCAGGTACCCCCACCGACGCGATTCGTAACCGCGCCGGCTACAAAGGCCCCGGCGCAGGCAAGACGGGCACGAGTAATTCGTTCAACGACGTCTGGTTCGGGGGATACACCACCGACATGGCTGCAGTCGTCTGGGCGGGTATGGATAACGGCAACATGACACTCGGCCGGGGTGTTTCAGGCGGTGACGTGATTGCCCCCGTCTGGGGCGCATTCATGCGCGACATCTACAACGCGCGCGGCAAGCTCGCCGAGCCATTTGACCAGACTCTGCCGCGCACCGTTCGCTCGGGCGGCGTCTGCAAATACACAGGCAAGTGGCCGAACGCGCAGTGCGACAAACCCGAAGACCTCACCGGCACGCTGATTCCCGAACCGATTACAGTAAACGGCAAACGCCGCGGGGTCGGCGGCGAAACCTGCAATTGCCACCATGCCGAATCGAAGAGTTTTCTCGATCTCTTGCAGGCCGACCACAACCTCGCGAACGAAGAAGTCGGCCGCGAGAATAACCGTGCGTACAGTCTCGTCGACGGCGACCGTGTGCAAAAGCTCGGCCAACTCGGGGGCGACCTGCCCGTACCCCCTGCGCCGAATGGTACGGCACCAGCACCTGCGCCAACTAATGGGGCAGCGCCGCCGTGA
- a CDS encoding quinone-dependent dihydroorotate dehydrogenase encodes MLQRSYRLAKPLLFKADAESAHAIAAAAMRAVTPFVSHSHIHERAPKILFDRKVYSPLGIAAGFDKKCAAPEYLHRLGFGFVESGSLTPKPQPGNAKPRLVRLPESEALINKMGFNNPGFERGWRSLRSRLAAAPRDYLIALSLGKGKDTPVERAQDDYVSCLDLLARDVMSEYLFYIAINVSSPNTPNLRALQTGKAIRALVKECVAVSPRPVVVKFAPDFVSDKLYRDSLDAALAAGAQGIIISNTSTNHSLTSVPPALKDFGGGLSGKPLAERARHLLSLTLKHTKGKVPVISSGGVFSPQEARRRLDLGADLVQVYTGFVYYGPDFARDSLRVA; translated from the coding sequence ATGCTTCAGAGATCTTACCGACTCGCCAAACCTCTGCTCTTTAAGGCGGATGCAGAAAGTGCGCACGCGATCGCCGCAGCGGCGATGCGCGCGGTCACGCCGTTTGTATCACACTCGCATATTCACGAACGCGCGCCGAAGATTCTGTTTGATCGCAAAGTGTATTCACCACTGGGTATTGCCGCCGGCTTTGACAAGAAGTGCGCAGCGCCCGAATACCTGCACCGGTTGGGCTTTGGCTTTGTCGAGAGCGGCAGTTTGACGCCAAAGCCGCAGCCTGGCAATGCAAAACCGCGACTTGTGCGCCTGCCCGAATCTGAGGCGCTCATCAATAAGATGGGTTTCAACAACCCGGGGTTCGAGCGAGGCTGGCGCTCGCTGCGTAGCCGCCTCGCGGCAGCACCGCGCGACTACCTGATTGCACTGAGTCTCGGCAAAGGCAAAGACACGCCGGTCGAGCGCGCACAAGATGATTATGTGAGCTGTCTCGACCTGCTGGCGAGAGATGTGATGAGCGAATACCTGTTCTACATCGCGATCAACGTCAGCTCGCCCAACACGCCGAACCTGCGCGCCCTCCAGACTGGCAAAGCAATACGCGCCCTGGTGAAAGAGTGCGTCGCCGTTTCACCGCGCCCGGTTGTCGTTAAATTTGCCCCTGACTTTGTGAGCGACAAGCTATACCGCGACTCTCTCGACGCCGCCCTCGCAGCCGGCGCTCAGGGTATTATCATCAGCAACACGAGCACGAACCACTCGCTCACCTCGGTGCCCCCTGCTCTCAAAGATTTTGGTGGCGGACTCTCAGGCAAACCGCTCGCCGAACGCGCTCGGCATCTGCTTTCTCTGACGCTCAAACACACGAAAGGCAAAGTGCCGGTGATCTCGAGCGGCGGGGTATTTTCGCCACAAGAGGCGAGGCGACGACTCGACCTGGGTGCTGATCTCGTCCAGGTCTACACGGGATTTGTTTATTACGGCCCCGACTTCGCGCGGGATTCTTTGCGCGTAGCGTAA
- a CDS encoding type II toxin-antitoxin system Phd/YefM family antitoxin, whose product MVAENIATSRSNMSGLLRQVRQGETVIILDRGIPVARFEPINSWDDETYHLMAARLTKAGDLLPRKMKLGDDFFDMPLPEDKKGSVREALIAERREGR is encoded by the coding sequence ATGGTAGCGGAGAATATAGCCACATCGCGTTCTAACATGAGTGGTTTACTGCGGCAGGTACGACAGGGCGAAACTGTCATTATACTCGATCGCGGCATTCCCGTAGCACGCTTTGAGCCCATCAATTCGTGGGATGACGAGACCTACCATCTTATGGCGGCGCGACTCACCAAAGCCGGCGACTTGCTGCCCCGCAAGATGAAACTCGGTGACGATTTTTTCGACATGCCTTTGCCAGAAGACAAAAAAGGTTCGGTGCGCGAAGCACTGATCGCTGAACGGCGTGAAGGCCGATGA
- a CDS encoding type II toxin-antitoxin system VapC family toxin yields MIFWDSSAIVPLLVNEPKTKEAQTTLKKDRNLTVWCLTYLEATSALNRRLRTEEIHFGHFRAGEERLKKLTQAWDQILFSDRLVLLSARLLRTHPLRTADSLQLAAALIAGGNDPSQVNFFSYDDRLNEAAEREGLRLKL; encoded by the coding sequence ATGATCTTTTGGGATAGCTCTGCCATTGTACCCCTGCTGGTCAACGAACCCAAAACCAAAGAGGCACAGACAACCTTAAAAAAAGACCGCAACCTGACAGTCTGGTGCCTCACTTATCTTGAGGCAACATCGGCATTGAATCGTCGCCTGCGCACCGAAGAAATTCATTTCGGCCATTTTCGCGCTGGCGAAGAACGGCTGAAAAAGCTAACCCAAGCCTGGGACCAGATTCTCTTTTCCGATCGGCTAGTGCTGCTCTCTGCCCGCCTGCTGCGCACACACCCCCTGCGGACGGCCGACTCGCTTCAACTCGCCGCCGCGCTTATAGCAGGTGGCAATGACCCATCGCAGGTAAACTTCTTCAGCTACGATGACCGGCTTAATGAGGCAGCTGAGCGAGAGGGATTGCGTCTAAAACTCTAA
- the rnc gene encoding ribonuclease III, which yields METSNSDQARDKMLAEFIKREGLPDKVLPAINIALTHKSYSNEFRAGLDPGLDRHNQRLEFLGDSVLGLVIAHHFYASKRKTAEGGLTRLKAMTVCESALKQIADTLELGKMLRMGKGEIATGGLARTSNLADAMEAVIGAIHLTAGFETAQKFVLRHFREILDNPETVEGSKDFKSALQEMLAKKNHQRPEYQVVAAEGPDHDKEFTIALYVSGEKKSEGVARTRKQAEQNAAQAYMEKLGAKPAKGRSPAKG from the coding sequence GTGGAAACGAGTAATTCTGATCAGGCGCGCGACAAAATGCTCGCCGAATTTATCAAACGCGAAGGCTTACCCGATAAGGTATTGCCGGCGATCAACATTGCGCTGACGCACAAAAGCTACAGCAACGAATTTCGGGCCGGCCTCGACCCCGGTCTCGATCGCCATAACCAGCGGCTCGAGTTTTTGGGTGATTCGGTGTTGGGCCTCGTTATTGCGCACCATTTTTATGCATCGAAGCGAAAGACCGCAGAGGGAGGTTTGACTCGTCTCAAGGCAATGACCGTGTGCGAGTCGGCGCTCAAGCAGATTGCAGACACACTCGAACTGGGCAAGATGCTGCGCATGGGCAAGGGTGAAATCGCAACCGGCGGCCTCGCGCGCACCTCGAACCTGGCCGACGCGATGGAGGCAGTCATCGGTGCGATTCACCTGACTGCCGGCTTTGAAACTGCGCAAAAATTCGTGCTCAGGCATTTCAGAGAAATTCTCGATAACCCCGAAACTGTCGAAGGCAGCAAAGACTTCAAATCGGCGCTGCAAGAGATGCTCGCGAAGAAGAACCACCAACGTCCCGAATACCAGGTTGTCGCCGCCGAGGGCCCGGATCACGACAAAGAGTTCACCATTGCGCTCTACGTCTCGGGTGAAAAGAAATCAGAAGGTGTGGCGCGCACCCGCAAGCAGGCTGAGCAAAACGCTGCTCAGGCTTATATGGAGAAGTTGGGCGCGAAGCCAGCGAAAGGGCGTTCGCCTGCAAAAGGTTAG
- a CDS encoding metallophosphoesterase, giving the protein MYRFLVTASILVLLGFVYLGQRLIADIWPQNLQIALWLILAAMIANLLWLPFKRWRRQMASRPNPNTETVARYLEASAYNLMGLLSLLLLFSVVSDVLRLAFRVLPQSLQGDILAAVPAGQDLDSVLAIAVAVVATLFFMWGRFAVVRGPRYRFVNVVYPLHGKPRRRPRFRGHKALPKKIRIAQVSDLHIGRAIKKPYVARVVEMLNAQNADIVCFTGDIGDGNIEHLFEDSAPLAEIRSKHGVYYIPGNHEYYWGMQKWLNAFKLHGFKPVINRGETIKTDAGSVFLAGVSDPTAARFAEDLPKIPDIEPADVSILLAHQPIFARSAAQKKYDLMLSGHTHGGQYIPWSWVVHLVYRFASGLYRSGKMLVYVNDGTGYWGAPVRIGTRLEITILDIYLRHEDISDT; this is encoded by the coding sequence ATGTACCGTTTTCTGGTCACCGCGTCCATTTTAGTTTTACTCGGCTTTGTTTATCTGGGCCAGAGGCTTATCGCCGATATTTGGCCGCAAAACCTGCAGATCGCGCTGTGGCTTATTCTGGCAGCCATGATCGCCAATTTGCTGTGGTTACCCTTCAAACGCTGGCGGCGACAGATGGCGTCACGCCCAAACCCGAATACCGAAACCGTGGCGCGATATCTCGAGGCGAGTGCCTACAACCTCATGGGCCTCTTGAGCCTGTTGTTGCTTTTCTCAGTCGTCAGCGACGTCTTGCGGCTGGCATTTAGAGTGTTGCCGCAGAGCCTGCAGGGCGACATTCTCGCTGCCGTGCCGGCCGGTCAAGACCTCGATTCGGTTCTGGCGATCGCGGTAGCTGTCGTCGCGACGCTCTTTTTTATGTGGGGTCGGTTCGCCGTTGTGCGCGGGCCGCGCTACCGTTTTGTCAACGTGGTTTATCCGCTGCACGGTAAACCACGGCGTCGGCCCCGGTTTCGCGGTCACAAGGCGTTACCGAAGAAAATCCGCATCGCGCAGGTCAGCGACCTGCATATTGGCCGCGCGATCAAGAAACCTTATGTGGCTCGCGTCGTCGAGATGTTGAACGCACAAAATGCCGATATTGTCTGCTTCACAGGCGATATCGGCGACGGCAATATCGAACACCTGTTTGAAGACTCTGCGCCGCTCGCCGAAATTCGGTCAAAGCACGGCGTGTATTACATTCCCGGCAACCATGAATATTACTGGGGTATGCAAAAATGGCTGAACGCGTTTAAGCTGCACGGCTTTAAGCCAGTCATTAACCGTGGCGAAACAATCAAGACAGACGCCGGCTCAGTTTTTCTCGCGGGAGTCAGCGACCCGACCGCCGCACGTTTTGCAGAAGACCTGCCGAAGATTCCCGACATTGAACCCGCAGACGTTTCGATTCTGCTCGCGCACCAGCCTATCTTCGCGCGCAGCGCCGCGCAGAAAAAATATGACCTGATGCTCTCGGGGCACACGCATGGCGGGCAGTACATTCCGTGGTCGTGGGTCGTGCATCTCGTCTACCGGTTTGCGAGCGGCCTTTACCGCTCGGGCAAAATGCTCGTCTACGTGAACGACGGCACCGGCTACTGGGGTGCGCCCGTGCGTATCGGCACGCGGCTCGAAATTACCATTCTCGATATTTATCTCAGGCATGAGGATATCTCAGACACCTGA
- a CDS encoding thioesterase family protein: MRDEYTAITRFADLDTQRHVTSRTYESFALEGRYRMLAKLGIPFEQIKNEQISLVTINGYCKFHRQQFPGAELKVETTLTPSPEGRGEQHWDQKILDTSGELVAHLQQSTRAEKSGVPFSVEVVTKDSSEPAGQILYENLKPWSGRNQRVISQYQIPYADRDFAGKYNAAALWKIFEEGRWMFVEKIGLTYERIVELDTTSFYMGSIYNFFAEVPAGRTLEVVTWIERIDKIRYYFRQDVLHNGKLLLTMRDEQLIVSLSKARPQRASAEFMKYIGKYVEFD; the protein is encoded by the coding sequence ATGCGCGACGAATATACAGCTATCACCCGATTTGCCGATCTCGACACACAGCGCCACGTCACCAGCCGCACCTACGAATCATTCGCACTCGAAGGCCGCTACCGCATGCTCGCAAAACTCGGTATACCCTTTGAACAGATTAAAAACGAACAGATCTCGCTCGTCACCATAAACGGCTACTGCAAGTTTCACCGCCAGCAATTTCCCGGCGCCGAGCTGAAGGTTGAAACCACCCTCACCCCCTCTCCCGAAGGGAGAGGGGAGCAACACTGGGATCAGAAAATTCTTGATACCTCGGGTGAACTGGTTGCTCACCTACAGCAATCGACGCGAGCAGAAAAGTCGGGCGTTCCCTTTTCAGTTGAAGTCGTCACCAAAGATTCGAGCGAACCCGCTGGTCAGATTCTTTACGAAAACCTTAAACCCTGGTCGGGGCGCAACCAGCGCGTGATCAGCCAATACCAGATTCCTTACGCCGACCGAGATTTTGCCGGCAAATATAACGCCGCTGCCTTATGGAAAATCTTCGAAGAAGGCCGCTGGATGTTCGTCGAGAAAATTGGCCTCACGTACGAGCGCATCGTTGAACTCGACACGACTTCTTTTTACATGGGCAGCATTTACAATTTTTTCGCCGAAGTACCCGCGGGACGTACGCTCGAAGTCGTAACCTGGATAGAGCGAATCGACAAGATTCGCTACTATTTTCGCCAGGATGTACTCCACAACGGTAAACTGCTCTTGACCATGCGCGACGAACAGCTGATCGTGTCGCTATCGAAGGCACGGCCGCAGCGCGCATCGGCAGAGTTCATGAAATATATCGGTAAATATGTGGAGTTTGATTGA